One region of Chlamydia psittaci 6BC genomic DNA includes:
- the sufC gene encoding Fe-S cluster assembly ATPase SufC translates to MLHIQNLHVCCEDVKILDYLNLHIHPGELHIIMGPNGAGKSTFAKVLSGDDSLSIISGEISLLGQDLLEKAPEERAHMGLFIGFQQPPEIPGVNNKLFLKDAYNACRRSRQEEEMAEAEFDMLLSSVSETYEFASFEHFLQRNINEGFSGGERKKNEIWQMLVLEPEMILLDEPDSGLDVDALRFICKTIEKYRELHPKSAICIVTHNPKLGTLLEPDHVHILLEGKIACSGGVSLMRELEEKSYHEVLARSSWG, encoded by the coding sequence ATGCTACATATACAAAACTTACACGTATGTTGTGAGGATGTTAAAATCCTGGATTATTTAAATTTGCATATTCATCCGGGGGAATTACATATAATTATGGGCCCTAATGGAGCAGGAAAATCTACCTTCGCGAAAGTATTGTCAGGAGATGATAGTTTATCTATCATCTCTGGGGAAATAAGCTTATTGGGTCAGGACCTTTTAGAAAAAGCTCCTGAAGAGCGAGCTCATATGGGATTGTTTATAGGATTCCAACAACCTCCAGAGATTCCTGGGGTGAATAATAAGCTTTTTCTAAAAGATGCTTACAATGCTTGTAGGCGTTCTCGGCAAGAAGAAGAGATGGCAGAAGCTGAATTCGATATGTTATTGTCTTCTGTATCGGAGACTTATGAATTCGCGTCCTTCGAGCATTTCTTACAACGAAATATCAACGAAGGGTTTTCCGGAGGAGAGAGAAAGAAAAACGAAATTTGGCAAATGCTGGTTTTAGAACCGGAAATGATACTATTAGACGAGCCTGATTCAGGGTTGGACGTTGACGCTTTAAGATTCATATGTAAAACCATTGAGAAATATCGCGAACTCCATCCTAAAAGTGCCATCTGCATAGTTACGCATAACCCTAAGTTAGGCACTCTTCTTGAGCCTGACCACGTACATATTCTTTTAGAAGGTAAGATAGCCTGTTCAGGAGGGGTTTCTTTAATGCGGGAGTTAGAAGAAAAGAGTTATCACGAAGTCTTGGCACGCTCTTCCTGGGGGTAA
- a CDS encoding SufB/SufD family protein produces the protein MLGFLEHTFPIVKDSPIHQAAQAYYEKYSQLESFKAIFRSYPWFKNLAQSPEDYHIANGGSETAKQHWLHHQNSLSCECVLINGKYESSLSQLPEGVLSMTLKEARSVFSTFIKKYTLDTHPLAFLNSVCAQEEGVVIYVPEEFQVSEPICIRHICSPTSRSDKVIYSPRIIVIVGKHSSCRVFVSHHTERESGVAESFAIVNGLTEVFVSEGAELSLMMQPKYINEERISWAHIVTIEEQGACSIHQHLQEHVDGYGWFDNTFSMIGNRAHGESLVSTLSPKKTWVRNMMYHDAEGTTSRQNIKSILSSGHFLFEGGIHITSQGVFSDAYQKHDTLLLSDDACVTTFPRLEILTDDVKASHGAAVGPLDPQQIFYMQSRGMTREEAQKKLVQGFLSIEPGQEAFPKLSEQLQSQEITKEYSIDGV, from the coding sequence ATGTTGGGTTTTTTAGAGCATACCTTTCCTATAGTTAAGGACTCTCCTATTCATCAAGCAGCACAAGCATACTATGAGAAATACTCTCAATTAGAGTCTTTCAAAGCGATTTTTCGTAGTTACCCATGGTTTAAGAATTTGGCACAGTCCCCTGAGGACTATCATATTGCTAATGGAGGGTCAGAAACAGCAAAACAACACTGGTTACACCATCAGAACTCTTTGTCTTGTGAATGCGTTTTAATTAACGGCAAATATGAGTCATCACTTTCTCAACTTCCTGAGGGAGTATTATCGATGACATTAAAAGAAGCGCGGTCTGTTTTTTCCACATTTATTAAAAAATACACCTTGGATACGCATCCTCTAGCATTTCTTAATTCTGTATGTGCTCAAGAAGAAGGCGTGGTGATTTATGTCCCTGAAGAATTTCAGGTGAGTGAGCCGATATGCATACGTCATATATGTTCTCCGACTTCTAGGAGTGATAAGGTGATCTACTCTCCGAGGATTATTGTGATTGTAGGAAAACATTCTAGCTGTCGCGTATTTGTATCTCATCATACTGAGAGAGAAAGCGGTGTTGCTGAAAGTTTTGCTATTGTCAATGGTCTGACGGAGGTATTTGTATCTGAAGGCGCGGAACTATCTTTAATGATGCAGCCTAAGTACATTAATGAAGAGAGGATAAGTTGGGCGCATATTGTGACTATCGAGGAGCAAGGAGCGTGTTCTATACATCAACATCTGCAAGAACATGTGGATGGTTATGGATGGTTTGACAATACCTTTTCAATGATAGGAAATCGCGCTCATGGGGAATCTTTAGTTTCTACCCTATCTCCAAAAAAGACTTGGGTAAGAAATATGATGTATCATGATGCTGAGGGGACAACATCAAGACAGAATATCAAATCGATATTGTCTTCTGGTCATTTTCTTTTTGAGGGGGGTATTCATATCACAAGCCAAGGAGTGTTTTCCGATGCTTATCAAAAACACGACACTCTATTGCTTAGTGACGATGCTTGTGTGACAACCTTTCCAAGATTAGAAATTCTTACGGATGATGTCAAAGCTTCTCACGGAGCTGCTGTAGGGCCATTAGATCCTCAACAGATATTTTATATGCAATCGCGAGGAATGACGCGAGAGGAAGCGCAAAAAAAACTAGTTCAAGGATTTTTATCTATAGAACCTGGTCAAGAGGCTTTCCCTAAACTATCCGAGCAACTGCAATCTCAAGAAATTACTAAGGAGTATTCTATAGATGGTGTGTAG
- a CDS encoding SufS family cysteine desulfurase → MVCRIKEDFPIFYNKKLQGESYIYLDSAATTHKPKKVIDAITDFYSTTYATVNRNVYTSSKATTENYNAVRGKVCEWIQAAYDEEIIFTRGTTAALNLLAISANDAFIPEGGVVLVSEVEHHANVLSWELACRRRGSCVKKVAVDNSGYIDLEHLEALLKAGAVFVSIAHVNNVTGCIQPLKEIASLAHKYGAYVAVDGAQGVAHASVDVVDWDVDFYAFSGHKMYAPTGVGVLYGKKELLEKLPPVEGGGDMVSIYDSEHPEYLPAPLKFEAGTPPIASILGLGAAIDYLQSLPDSAYQKEKELTQYLYNELMTISGMQILGPEVDHTRGALISFKVEGAHPFDIGCLLDLQGIAVRTGHQCAQPAMTRWNLGHVLRVSLGLYNDKEDMDTFLSALRSILNKVRV, encoded by the coding sequence ATGGTGTGTAGGATAAAAGAAGACTTTCCTATTTTTTATAATAAAAAGCTTCAAGGGGAGTCCTACATTTATCTTGACTCTGCTGCTACTACGCATAAACCTAAGAAAGTAATAGACGCAATTACAGATTTTTACAGTACTACCTATGCTACCGTAAATCGTAATGTCTATACTTCTTCGAAGGCTACGACGGAAAATTATAACGCTGTGCGTGGGAAAGTGTGCGAATGGATACAAGCTGCATATGATGAAGAGATCATTTTTACTCGGGGAACTACAGCAGCATTGAATCTATTAGCCATATCTGCAAATGACGCTTTCATTCCTGAAGGTGGTGTGGTGTTGGTTTCTGAAGTAGAGCATCATGCGAATGTATTGTCATGGGAATTGGCCTGTCGTAGGCGTGGATCTTGTGTTAAAAAGGTTGCTGTTGACAATTCAGGTTATATAGATTTAGAGCACTTAGAAGCCTTGCTTAAAGCGGGAGCTGTTTTTGTAAGCATAGCCCACGTGAATAACGTTACGGGGTGTATCCAACCTCTAAAGGAAATAGCCAGTCTCGCTCATAAATACGGTGCGTATGTAGCTGTGGACGGAGCCCAGGGAGTCGCTCATGCCTCTGTAGATGTTGTTGATTGGGATGTAGATTTCTATGCTTTTTCAGGGCATAAAATGTATGCGCCTACAGGTGTAGGGGTATTGTATGGGAAGAAGGAATTGTTAGAAAAGCTTCCTCCTGTAGAAGGTGGAGGCGATATGGTCTCCATTTATGATAGTGAGCATCCAGAATATCTTCCTGCACCGTTAAAATTTGAGGCAGGAACACCGCCTATCGCTTCTATTTTAGGATTAGGAGCAGCTATAGATTACTTACAATCTTTACCAGACTCCGCATATCAGAAAGAAAAAGAGTTGACGCAGTATCTGTACAACGAATTGATGACAATTTCGGGTATGCAGATATTAGGTCCAGAGGTAGATCACACTCGTGGAGCTTTGATAAGTTTCAAGGTGGAAGGTGCGCATCCTTTCGATATAGGTTGCTTATTGGATCTTCAAGGGATAGCCGTCCGTACAGGGCATCAATGTGCACAACCTGCTATGACCCGATGGAATTTGGGTCATGTTCTTAGAGTGTCCCTGGGATTATATAATGATAAGGAAGATATGGATACTTTCTTGTCGGCTTTACGTTCTATTTTGAATAAGGTGCGCGTATAG
- a CDS encoding polysaccharide deacetylase family protein → MLIVLAFRQVFFSKQPHLLEKLLRYLLLLKQSYPLVLPGEPIKKLSLMITFDYASVDFYAHIFPFLQTHHIPAVVGIAWRYVAENSAQTLPLSYRLAPSATLAFQDEVFAKHQPFCSQQELQALADSPLIRLASSGFAIRNLQNTPPYLATEIFLSKYSIEKALGQNPVGFFYPFGKYDHICEQTVRKYYPFSFVLGDIINMKNKNHRIYRLDMTRAAYTLPRPIHNPHYVKNWLIDRCQQMRLRWYPYAKEPIAFQGSSSQ, encoded by the coding sequence ATGCTGATTGTTTTAGCTTTCCGCCAGGTTTTCTTTTCTAAACAACCACACTTATTAGAAAAACTACTCCGGTATTTATTACTTCTTAAACAGTCTTATCCCTTGGTGCTCCCCGGAGAACCAATCAAAAAGTTATCCCTTATGATAACTTTTGATTACGCCTCTGTAGATTTCTATGCTCATATCTTCCCTTTCCTACAGACTCATCATATTCCAGCTGTTGTTGGCATTGCTTGGAGATATGTTGCTGAAAATTCTGCTCAAACTCTTCCTCTTTCCTATCGTTTAGCCCCTAGTGCAACCTTGGCCTTCCAAGACGAAGTATTTGCAAAACATCAACCATTTTGCTCACAACAGGAGTTACAGGCACTCGCTGATTCTCCTTTGATACGACTAGCTTCATCAGGATTCGCTATTCGAAATTTACAAAATACACCGCCCTATCTTGCTACAGAAATCTTTCTATCAAAATATTCTATAGAAAAAGCCTTGGGGCAAAACCCTGTAGGGTTTTTCTACCCTTTTGGCAAATATGATCACATATGCGAACAAACAGTAAGGAAGTACTATCCTTTTTCTTTTGTTTTAGGTGATATCATAAATATGAAAAACAAGAACCACAGGATTTATCGTCTAGATATGACGCGAGCTGCGTACACATTGCCTAGACCTATCCATAACCCACACTATGTCAAAAACTGGCTAATAGATAGATGTCAACAAATGCGCTTACGTTGGTACCCTTATGCTAAAGAACCCATCGCATTTCAAGGAAGCTCCTCTCAATAA
- a CDS encoding ParB/RepB/Spo0J family partition protein encodes MSGVINTDTIIEVAIDNIRVSPFQPRRVFSESELQELVASLKSVGLIHPPVVREIRSGDRVLYYELIAGERRWRALQLAGYTAIPVVLKQVVADDIAAEATLIENIQRVNLSPMEMAEAFKKLINVFGLTQDKVALRVGKKRSTVANYLRLFSLSESIQKSLYLGEITLGHAKVILTLEDPNLREILAEKIISQRLAVREAEQEAKKLLSGEVVTTRASKEQVKACATSSHYHEMQERLSQSLGYKVTVKSQGSHYSVSLHVQDEEQLKQLEELLLKKS; translated from the coding sequence GTGAGCGGAGTTATCAATACAGATACAATAATAGAAGTGGCTATCGACAACATTCGGGTAAGTCCTTTTCAACCTCGTCGAGTGTTTTCCGAATCTGAACTTCAGGAATTAGTTGCATCGTTAAAATCCGTAGGTTTAATTCACCCTCCTGTTGTGCGTGAAATTCGTAGTGGGGATAGAGTTTTATATTATGAATTAATCGCAGGAGAGCGCCGCTGGAGGGCTTTACAACTTGCTGGATACACTGCGATACCTGTTGTTCTCAAACAAGTGGTTGCAGACGATATAGCTGCAGAAGCTACTCTTATCGAAAATATCCAACGTGTCAATCTCAGCCCTATGGAAATGGCAGAGGCTTTCAAAAAGCTCATCAATGTTTTTGGATTAACTCAAGATAAGGTGGCTTTAAGAGTAGGGAAAAAACGCTCCACAGTAGCAAATTACCTACGTCTTTTTTCTCTATCTGAGTCTATTCAAAAAAGCCTTTACCTTGGAGAGATAACTTTAGGCCATGCTAAAGTCATTCTTACCCTTGAAGACCCTAATCTGCGAGAAATTCTTGCTGAAAAGATCATCTCACAACGTCTTGCTGTCCGAGAAGCTGAACAAGAAGCAAAGAAGCTGTTGTCTGGAGAAGTGGTAACAACACGCGCTTCTAAAGAGCAAGTAAAGGCGTGTGCTACATCTTCACACTATCATGAAATGCAAGAACGTCTTAGCCAGTCTTTGGGTTATAAAGTCACAGTCAAATCTCAAGGTTCTCATTATAGTGTGTCACTGCATGTTCAAGATGAAGAACAACTCAAACAGTTAGAAGAATTGCTGTTGAAGAAATCGTAG